In Aspergillus nidulans FGSC A4 chromosome II, the genomic stretch CTAGAATATGATTCCCGATAAGATAATTAGTTTGATTTGGCCCTTTTTAACGTTGGTTGAGGAGAAAAGAGTATGCAGTGGCGCTGTTATTGTTGAACCAACTCCAACCCATCCCTGGTCTAGGACCGTTAGCGACGTTTGGATTTTGAGTTTGACCCGGATTCGGATTTGCATTTAAGTTCGTGGACCCGTTCGTGTCTTGCGTGCTACCACCATATAACCCAGATGGCGATCCGGGTGGTTGGGGTGGTTGGAGTGATTGAgaagcaacagcagcagcggcaggagtAGACTCATTTGCACTATATCCATTCACATTCGGCTTGCTCATTTTGGCTGACCCAGGTAGCGGCCCAAATAGAGGGACAGTCGATGGACCAGCAGGGGCAGAATAGGATGCGCTTGAGCTACAACTCTCTGTATTGCCTGCGGTAGCCTCAGATAACCCAGGTGGCGGCACGGACGGAGGCGGATGTGATGGAGTAGCAGCTGGAGTAGATGCGTTTGCGTCGTACCCATTCGTAAACAGCGTGCTGGACCCTGCTAACCCAGCTGACGTCCCAGACGGATATGGCGAGGCAGCAGAAGGAGTAGATATCCCAGCTAATCctgatgaggttgatggcCCAAATGGAGGGGTtggcgcagcagcaggggaATATGCCGCACCTAACTCCTTGTTCGTGGAATCAAGCTTCTTTCTCGGCGGTTCACCAAACTCTGTAGCAACCCACCACTCAAATGGGTTGTCCTGCTGCcacctcttcttcgctgcctctttcctcctttcccATTCCACATTATCCCTCTTCCACTTCGCCGCGATCTCCGCGCCCGTCTGCCGATTGACCTCCGCCTGTTCGAGGTACGGGCGTTTCACTTCCTCCGGCGCCTGGCGCCACATGAGGCCTAGCGCAGCGCGGACGGTGTCGCGGGGAGCCTTTGCGTTGGGGTCTTTTGTTATGGCCTGGTACTCTGCATCGCAGTCGGCGCGGGCTTTGGCCATGAAATCTTTTTGGTAGAGGATGAAGGGATTGATGCCTGGGCGGCCGGGGCGAGGGATTGGTGGACCGATTTCAGTATAGACGGCGGCATTCATGGCCTGGTCATAGGCAGCTCTAGAGAGGGGTTCGAATGACGATGTTactgttgatgttgatgttggcagctggggttgttggggtgGTACTTCTGGGGTATTGGTGTCCGTGTCTAGTGGGATGTGTGGAGTGTTGGAGGGCATGCCATTAGTATTGCCCGAGTTTGTGTTTTTGCCTTTCTCTGGGACGAGGGGTGTCGGTATAGGAATAGGCCCTAGGATGGAATCGATGATCTCGGATGCGGCCCGAAGCCCTGAGATGTATGCCCCGTGTACGGTAGCGGGATGAGTGCCGCAGGTGGCCTCGCCAGCGAAGTAGAGGTTTCCGACCGATTTGGCCATGAGATCGTAATCCCCTGGAAGTGCCTCCGCAGCAACATAGGAGTATGTCCCTCTGGTGAACTTGTCGCTAGCCCAGCGTGTGATGATTGTCTCTAAAGGGTCAGGGACAGCCACCTGTTTGAAGACGTTACGTAGCTGACTCATGACTTCAGCAACAATTTCAGCATCAGGAGTGCGCTCTGCCTGGTGAGCAGCGTCACCTGCCATAAGAGCGATCAATACTGGAAGCCCCGTGGTTTTCATACAGTTCCAAAACAGATAGAAGCGGCCCCGGTTCGAGGCATAATCTTCCTGAGCCATGCTATCCCTGTTGGTGGGCTCGCGCAAAAGGCCAAACATATCCCGTTCAGTGTCCCAGAAGGGCTGGTCAAACGCTAATATGACTTTGTTCATCACTCCAAACCCAAGGCGATCAATGGCTCCTACTTTCCAATCAGGTAAAGGTGGAGAAAATTGGACTGTTCGGTGCTGCAAAGTTCCTAAGGAGCCAGTGTACACGACCATATCCGCCGTGATAGATTCACCATCTTCGCAATGTACTACCGTTCTATGCCTGTTCGAGCCGGAGGCATCGTATGTAATGCGTGAAACAGTCTTATTCGTTCGGACGTCCAATTTCGTTGGATACGACCATAGCCCGTAAGGGACCCGTTGGTACCCCCCAATGATTTGCGAATGTTCTCCCTCAAACTCATTCCCCATATCTTGGTCCCACCCGGAAAGACTGAGGTTATTAATGTTTGTGGCGTTCGCATATTCGAGGTTGGCGAAGTGCCAATTGAGTAAGCGCAGATCCTTAGGAGTCAGAGGGAGCATGCGTTGATATTGGCGGACACCTTCATCCATTGTTTTACCTAAAGTCTGGAACTTTGATGCTTTGGCAATCGGGTCCAAATTAATTCTTTGGGACACTGAAATACCTGGgttgagcttccagcccaTAGCTTCGCATGCAACGACAGCTGGGTTCTCTTCCGCCTCGTCAGTGTCCACTACAGGCCCAGTGGCTGGCTTGAGTTCAGCAGTCTTGTGGCCTACACCGCGGCGAATGCGTTTTGCCGGAAACAGTAGACCAACGGTTCCAGCTTGTCTTGCCTCTTCATACTGTCTCACCGTGACCCCATCACTCGTTGTTATGTCCCGGCCCAAATCAATAAGATCGCGCTCGCCCTCAGCTGTAGGTGCTACCACAGACTTGTACCTATAATCTCCTGAGCGGTCCAGTACATCATTATAAAGCCTTTCGGCTGTTGCGTCTCGTACTTCGTCCACCGGAGTTCCATCTATATCATAAATGGTAGATATGTCACGAAGCAGATGGTACGAAAG encodes the following:
- the aof2 gene encoding putative lysine-specific histone demethylase Aof2 (transcript_id=CADANIAT00005164), which produces MTEVPFVAMRAPGSYSSQTETIRQYIPSSVVVNSSCPPAKQLQQPDRVQPQQCTTNSWSVHNDGFGPRPQVSNAKSYGVDAGNQGINYMSYDLVKETNGSTPNDSTSTPVLSASSNGKSTTPSSVNLASSSTSVSSTKADDTPGPVFFRPRSSIPTRLPTAVYAQQCVAAAYASRLNPYALHPKEQEALQDHLCHLHVTVYLNIRNGILRLWTRNPMVSVSKEEALGCAKDYRWMNLASFAYEWLIRNGYINFGCLEIPEGLVPSKKGRRKEGPVIVIIGAGMAGLGCARQLEGFFKHFRDNLNSPRVVVLEGRRRIGGRIYSHPLQSRQSSTLPPGLTPKVEMGAQIVVGFDRGNPLDQIIRGQLALSYHLLRDISTIYDIDGTPVDEVRDATAERLYNDVLDRSGDYRYKSVVAPTAEGERDLIDLGRDITTSDGVTVRQYEEARQAGTVGLLFPAKRIRRGVGHKTAELKPATGPVVDTDEAEENPAVVACEAMGWKLNPGISVSQRINLDPIAKASKFQTLGKTMDEGVRQYQRMLPLTPKDLRLLNWHFANLEYANATNINNLSLSGWDQDMGNEFEGEHSQIIGGYQRVPYGLWSYPTKLDVRTNKTVSRITYDASGSNRHRTVVHCEDGESITADMVVYTGSLGTLQHRTVQFSPPLPDWKVGAIDRLGFGVMNKVILAFDQPFWDTERDMFGLLREPTNRDSMAQEDYASNRGRFYLFWNCMKTTGLPVLIALMAGDAAHQAERTPDAEIVAEVMSQLRNVFKQVAVPDPLETIITRWASDKFTRGTYSYVAAEALPGDYDLMAKSVGNLYFAGEATCGTHPATVHGAYISGLRAASEIIDSILGPIPIPTPLVPEKGKNTNSGNTNGMPSNTPHIPLDTDTNTPEVPPQQPQLPTSTSTVTSSFEPLSRAAYDQAMNAAVYTEIGPPIPRPGRPGINPFILYQKDFMAKARADCDAEYQAITKDPNAKAPRDTVRAALGLMWRQAPEEVKRPYLEQAEVNRQTGAEIAAKWKRDNVEWERRKEAAKKRWQQDNPFEWWVATEFGEPPRKKLDSTNKELGAAYSPAAAPTPPFGPSTSSGLAGISTPSAASPYPSGTSAGLAGSSTLFTNGYDANASTPAATPSHPPPSVPPPGLSEATAGNTESCSSSASYSAPAGPSTVPLFGPLPGSAKMSKPNVNGYSANESTPAAAAVASQSLQPPQPPGSPSGLYGGSTQDTNGSTNLNANPNPGQTQNPNVANGPRPGMGWSWFNNNSATAYSFLLNQR